GTACAAAACGAAGCGCCGGATGAACGGCCCCCGCCGCGTAAAGCAGCAGACACGGAACGGCCGCCGACAGAGCGGCCACTGTGATCCACATGAGCACTCCCGCCGTTATGAGCCGGCGCTTGTTATCCCTGCACACTTTTCTGGACAGATGTTCCAGAAAGGAGATAAACCGGCCTATAAGCCTGACCGGATGGTACAGCCATATCGGATCGCCGCATATGAGATCTAGTATAAATCCTGTCAGACAGGCCATCAATGTAATCATAAAACCTCTATCTCCGTAAACACAATTCTTCCCTGTTTCCATTCATCTTCGTCCAGGGTGACTGCATAGCCTCCGCCGTTCTCCGGCTGCCATTCGTAAAATCCCCGCTGCTTTGGATCAAAACGGGACAGGACCGCCATTATCGTACCCCCGTGCACGACCATGCCGGCGCGCGCGCATCCTTTTCTTATCAGACAGTCCGCCGCCCGGGAAAAGCCGCTGACACAGCGGTCCTTAAAGGCGTCATGGCTCTCGCCGCCCGGAAAGGGAAGTTCTCCTTTTGAGGCAAGCCACTCCCGGTAAACAGGCAGGTCTTTCAGTTCCTCATAATTGTGCCCTTCAAACAAACCGAAATCACACTCCCGCAGCTCGTCAAAAAGCAGGGGAGCTCTGCCCGCAAACAGCAGGGCGGCCGTCTGCACACACCGCTTCATCGGGCTTGCCGCCACATACTCCACACTGCCGTGGTCTTTCAGCCGCCCGCGCACTGTGCGCACCTGTATCTCCAGGTCTTCTCCGGCAAGTTCCTCGTCTGTCCGCCCCACATACCGCTTCTCTATATTGCCCGGCGTCGGAAAATGCCGGATCATCAAAATCTTCATAATATCCTCCCTGCCAGCACGATACACGTAAGCATGGCCAGTTCACAGACCTGCAGAAAATAACCGGCCAGATCTCCTGTGATGCCGCCAAACTGCCTGTCGCACACAGATCTGTAATAGAGAAAGCTCAACAGACCGGCCAGCACGGACGCTGCTCCCATCTTCTCGTCCAGTACAAGGGAAAGAACGGAAAACATAAGGATCAGCACGATCATCACGATGCGCACTCTCTTCCTGACAGCCGCAGCCTGAAAGGTACTGGCAAGGCCGGTATCTCTTGCCGCCTTAAATGTCACGACCGACAGTCCGCTGAGCGCTCTGGAAATGACATAACCGCAGCCGATCACCGGAAGCATGTCCGCCTCAGCCTCCGTCCACACCGCCACACTCCACAGAAGATAGCAGCACAGTCCGAGAATGGCGAATGCGCCTGTATGCGGATCCTTCAAAATGGCCAGCTTCTTCTCCCTGTCACCGTAGGAGCCAAGCGCGTCCAGCGTGTCCATGAAACCGTCCATATGAATCCCCCCTGTCACAAGTACAGGAAGCAGTGTCATCACGACGGCGAACAGGAACGCCCCCGCTCCCGCCCGCAGCAGAAGCATCCCGGAGACAACTTCAAAAACCCCGGATACCATGCCCACTGCCGGAAAAAAACACATAGCATACTTCATATTTTTCTCCTGCCACTCCACCCGCGGTACAGGAATTTTAGAATACATGGAAAACGCAATGAAGAATGATTCTAATATATACATAATGGTTCCTCTATTTTAACCTCTCATACTGTTCCACATTGATTTCTTCAAACGTGCTCATCCGGCTGTAAACGCTAAGGCCCATGTCGAGAAGCGGAAGCACCGCCACGGCGCCGCTTCCTTCTCCGAGGCTCATATCGCACGTCAGAAACGGCGACAGATGGAGCGCGTCGAGCAGCATTTTCCCCGCAGGTTCCTTTGACACGTGGGACGCAAGGATGTAATCGGCCGCCTCAGGAACGAGGCGTACCGCGCAGAGAGCCGCCACGGCTGAGATAAACCCGTCCACTACCACCGGCACATGCAGGAGCGCCCCGCCTAGATATACCCCTGTAAGGCCGGCGATATCCAGTCCGCCCACCTTGGAGAGCACATCGGTGACATCCTTTCTGTCCGGGCCGTGCAGGCGGATGGCACGGCTGATAACAGAGATCTTCCGTTCCAGCCCCTCGCTGCTGAGTCCTGCCCCCTTCCCGGTCACTTCCTCCACCGGTCTTTGAAGCAGCACCGACGCTACGGCGCTGCTCGTTGTCGTATTGCCGATCCCCATCTCTCCCGTAGCCAGTATGTCATACCCGAGCGCTTTCAGGCGGGATACCATATGTACGCCGACAGACACGGCCTGCCAGACCTGCTTTGGCGTCATGGCGGGCTCCTTCAGCATGTTCCTCGTCCCATACGCCACCTTCTGCTTCGGATCTGTGACAGAGGGGACATCTGTGACCATTCCGATGTCCACCGGAAACAAGTCTGCCCCCGCCACCTCGCTCATAAGCGCCACGCTGGCCGCTTTTTTTGTGAAATTATCCGCCACGATGGCCGTCACTTCCTGCCCGGTCTGCGTCACGCCTTCCTCGACCACACCGTTGTCCGCGCACATGATCACAAGTCCCTTTTTCTCCAGGGTAAAGAGGGGCTCCCGCTTCATGCCCGCGATCTTCACGATGGCATCCTCAAGCTTCCCGAGGCTGGACAGCGGCTTTGCCACAGACGTCCACCGCTTCCCGGCCGTCTCCATGCTTTTTCTGTCCGCCGGTTCTATTGCATTTTGGAGATACTCCGGTGTCAGCCTGTCCGGTATCTGTATTGTCTGCTCCATATCATCCTTCCTTTCCTGTCCACGTCCTGCAGCATGCGGCAAACCGCCGGGCGAACGAAGGATTGGAATAGAAATGCACGTGGGGAAAGCCTGCAAACAGATTTCCCTCTGCATGAACGCACTTCCACGACCGTTTCTTATCCGGCTTCACCGCCGTGCATCCGTTCCCGTTGTCCGTGCTGTCATAATAATGGAACTCATGCCCTCTTAACACCTCGCCCTGGCCGAGGAAACTCCCCGCTTTGCCGGCGGACAGCTCCATATACCCGAACCTTACGAGCCGCTCCTTCCTTCGTGCGCTTGCCTGTATCACATCCGCCATCGGGTACATACTGCCGTCGGCGCCTTCCATCTCCGTGTGAAGATACAGAAAGCCGCCGCACTCTGCCAGACATGGCAGACCGGCTTTGACCGCGCTGCTGATACTTCGGCACATATCTCTGTTGCCGGACAGCTCTGCCGCGTAAAGCTCCGGATATCCCCCTCCGAGTATGAGACCTGAGATCCCCTGTGGCAGCGACGTGTCATGCAGAGGGCTGAATTCCACAAGTTCACAGCCAAGCTCTTCTAACAGCTCCAGATTATCCTTGTAATAAAAACAGAATGCCTTATCCCTCGCCACGGCAACTTTTACAGAATGTGATGCCTGGATCCCTTCTTCCGCCTCTGCTTCACAGCCTGCTTCTTCCCCTGCTTTTCTTCCGATCTCCAGCAGCAGATCCAGGTCGACGGTCTCAGCCAGGAGCTTCCCGGCTCTGCGAAGCTGTTCCTGAATGTCCTGAACCTCCCGGGGAAGCACAAGCCCCAGGTGCCGGCTCTTTAGCCGGAACACCTCGTCTTCCGGCACATAACCGATCACCGGTACCGGAAACCCTCTCTTTGACAGCTCTTCCTCTATCATCTGCTTCATGCGCGGAAACAATCCGCCCGATATGCGGTTTAACAGAATTCCCCGGATATTGCTCTCCTCACGGAAGGTAAGGGCACCGAGAATAAGTGGAACGAGGGACAGCGCCGCCCCCTTACACGGGACTACAAGAATGGCTGGCACGTCAAGGGTCCGGGCCACCTCAAAAGAACTTGCCCGGTCGGTGTCAAGCGACATGCCGTCATAATATCCCATCACGCCCTCCAGCACCGTCACTTCTGCCTGCCGTGCATGTCTTAAAAACAACGTTCTTAAGACATCCCCGGACAGGAAAAACAAGTCCAGATTCTCTGATTCCACACCGAGCGCTTCCCGGTGGAACATCGGGTCAATATAATCCGGACCACATTTGCAGGCCGCCACTTTAAGCCCCCGCCCGGAAAATGCCGACATGAGGGCCGCCGCTATGACCGTCTTCCCGCTTCCGCTTGACAGAGCCGTTATCATAAACCTTGCGTTTTCCATCACCTCTGCCCCTTTCCGTCCGACACGACGTACACTGGATTCTGCGCCGACATCATATGATATCTTCCAAGCTTCCTGGCACGTGACGCTGCGATCTGCACGATCTCCGGATCGAAAAGAAGTCCATCCTCTGCCGCCTTCATCACTTCCCCCACCGTCTCAAGCGACGCGGCATTGATCACGATACCGGCGCCTGGGTTCTTCTTTCTCACCGCGCTCAAAATCGCCTTCAGATTGCCGGAGCTTCCCCCGACAAACACATGTGTCGGCGCCTCAAGCGCATGCACTGCATCCGGCGCTGTGCCCTCTATGATCTCGATATTATCGCACAGGAACCGCCTCCGGTTCTCTTCCAGAAGACGGACCGCCTCCGGATTCTTTTCTATGGCATACACTTTGATCTCCCCGGAGCAAAGCGCTGCCTCCACGGAGACGGAGCCTGTGCCCGCCCCGATGTCATACAGCACCGCATCTTTCGTAAGGCCAAGCTTTCCAATGCTCACAGACCGCACTTCCGACTTTGTCATCGGCACCTCTCCCCGGACAAACGCGTCGTCCGGCAGATGGACCGCCACCCTTTTATCCGGCGAAGGATTCCGCACAAATGCCACGTCAAGCCCTTCACAGTCTTCCGGCTTAAGCTCCCTTCCCGTTCTGTGTACTATGGTCTCGTCCTCATAAGAAAGCTGTCTGCCGATCCAAAATTCCACGTCCGCCAGTCCATAATATCTTATCTTTTCGCAGAGCGCTTCTGCGCACTGGGTTCCGCCGAGAAGCAGGAAGGTCTTTTCGCTGCGCGCGATCGAGTAAATATAGTTCTGGCGCCTGCCGTGGGCGCTCATAAGCGCCGCGTCTTCCCAGCTCACGCCTAGTCTGGCGGCAAGGTAGGCGACAGAAGAGACGCCAGGGATCAGTTCCGTCTCATATTCCTCCAGTTCCCCGGCCAGTGTCTTTGCCCCGCTGTAAAATCCACAGTCCCCGGACAGAGCGACTGCAATATGTCTGTACTCGCTGTGTTCCTCTATGATCTCTTTGATTCTTTCTGCCTTATAGGCATGGTACGACGGCTTCCCAAAACGGGACAACGCCTCCGTCATGCGGTCCGCGCCGATGATACAGTCACAGCGCTCAAGCGCTGCCTGCGCCTCCCCGGTGAGAGAGGCGCCAGCCCCCATGCCGATGCCGGTCAGGCTGATCTTCCGTCTGTTATCCTTATGCATTTCCTTATACATTGCGGTATCCTCTCGGCGTTACCATACTGCCGTCTATCTGTTTTGTCTGCTCGTTGCCGATATATACGGTCGTGAACATGTCCGCCTCTGTATCCTTAAGCTCCGCCAGCGTCATGACCTGCCGGGCCTCTCCATCTCTTCCGATATTCCGGACAGTTCCGCAGACTGTATCGTCTCTTTTATACTCCAGCAGTATCTCGCATGCCCGCTTCAGATGATCTTTCCGCTTCCTGCTGGACGGGTTATACAGGCAGATGACAAAGTCTGCCATGGCGGCTGCGCGGAGTCTGGCCTCTATCTTCTCCCACGGCGTGAGCAGGTCGCTTAAACTGATCACCGCAAAATCATGCATGAGCGGAGCGCCGAGTACAGCCGCGCCGCCGGTGGCCGCCGTGATCCCGGGGACTACCTTGATATTGACGTGCGGGTATGCGCCTTTTATCTCATACATGAGCCCGGCCATTCCATACACGCCGGCGTCGCCGCTGCACACAAGACTTACATCCCTGCCCTGTTCTGCCTCCTCAAACGCCATCCGGCACCGTTCTGCTTCCTGTGTCATAGGCGTTGTCAAAAATGTCTTGTCCGGATATTGCCCGCGTATGAGGTCAATATATACCGTATATCCGATGATAATGTCACAGCTCTCCAGCGCCTTGCGGGCTTCGCCTGTCATCTGTTCACCGCCGCCCGGACCGATTCCTACCACATATACACTATTCATGCTCCTGCCCTCCGGCCGCCGCTTTGCGGAATTCAGTGCCAAATGCCGGATCGTACAGTTTTGAATGCTCATAGCTGCCATCCAGCACTCTGCCGACAACGATGAGCGCTGTCTTTATGATTCCTTCCTCTTCCGCGGTCTCTGCCAGCGTCTCCACCGTACAGCGGCATACGTTCTCCTCCGGCCACGTCGCTTTATAGACAACGGCCGCCGGAGTATCCCCGTCATAACCGCCCGCCATGAGCTCCTCCTGAAGCGCAGGGAGCATGCCCGTGCTCAGGAATATGACCATCGTGGCCCCGTGCGCCGCAAAGCTTCGGATCGACTCTCCTTCCGGCACCGGGGTCCTGCCTGCCATTCTCGTGATGACGACAGACTGGGAGACGCCGGGCAGCGTATACTCTGCCTCAAGGGCCGCCGCCGCGCCGCAAAAAGAACTTACGCCCGGACACACCTCATATGGTACCCCTTTTTCCGCCAGGGCGTCCATCTGCTCCTTCACCGCCCCGTACAGACACGGATCGCCCGTGTGCAGACGCACAACTTTTTTTCCGGCCGCCGCGCCGTCTACGAGCACTTCCAGCACCTCGCCGAGCGTCATGCGGGCGCTGTTGTATACCTCGCATCCCTCCTTCTTCACATCGAGAAGCGCGGGATTGACAAGAGAACCCGCGTACACGATAATATCGGCCTCTTTCAGAAATTTCTGTCCCCTGACTGTGATCAGATCACTGGCTCCGGGACCTGCTCCTACAAATACGATCATCTGTCTCACTCCTTAATAATCATCAATGAATAATAACCTGCGTCGTCCGGGATATCCTCCACATCCTCATATATACGCTCATCGGGCATACCGCAGTTTTCCGCCATCCGCGCCTTAAGTCCTCTGTCCTTTACCGCCTGTTTTACAGCGGGCATCTTCTTCCCCGCCTTCATGAGCACCTTCGTCCCGGGAAGCCCGAGACTCTCTTCCACGCCGTAGGACGCCGGGATGATGTGGATCTCTTCCCTGTTTTCGGCAAGGCCTGTGTCCATCCTGGCGGCTGCCGCGCAGAAGGAAGGTATTCCCGGAACAAGGCATGTTCTGTACCCTTGTCTTTTCAGACGCTTGTGCACATACAGACACGTTGAATATATGCTCGGGTCACCGAGTGTGATAAACGCGATCTTTTTCCCCTGCGCCAGGATCTCTCCGGCCGCATCGGCACATTCGTCGTGGATCTTTTTCAGCTTCTCTTTTTCCTTGATCATAGGCATGGGCAGATAGAGCATTTCTTTTTCCTCCATGCCGGGTACCGAAGGGAGCGCGGTCTGATAGGCAGTGCACCTTTTCAGATATCCGCCGTGTTCCTCCCTGCGTACAGCGTCATACACCGGCCTGTCCGCCGATTTGTCCGACACTGCCACCGCGATGACCTCGCACTCCTGTATGATCCTGACTGCTTTGAGCGTAAGAAGCTCCGGATCCCCGGGCCCTACGCCTACTCCGTAAAATATCCCTTCCATCTACACAGTTCCTTTCCGTATCTGTTCCAGTATCTCTGCCGCACGTGATGTCTGTCCAAGTATCCCCTCTTCTGCGGAAAACACGATGGCGCCGGTCATCAATGTCTTTCCGGCGCGCTGCTTAAGATGGACATCGATCTGTTCCATAATGGTCTGCATGACAGGCTCCAGCATATTGCTGGCTTTCAGAATATCCACCGCCCCGGCCGTAGTCACACATTCCATCAACTGCCGCACCGTATCCCGAGATGCCCCGGCGAGGGCAGCGTGGGCGGCAAACACTTCCATCCGGCAGTCCGCCTGTCTGGAATGGGTATTCATCACACCGGCGGCTATCTTGACCAGTTTCCCGATATGCCCGACGAACAGGATCCCTTTCATGCCCATCCTGACGGCATCATCGATCGTCTCTCCGATATAGTTGCTGCATTTTACCGCAAGTCTGCCGTCATATTTCAGTGTCTCTGTCAGAAAATCACTCCCGTAATTGCCGGGCACGATGTAGCACCATTCATGACCGTTTTCTTTCAGCACTTTCATTTCGAGACAGATCGTATCCGTGAGCGCCCGCTCACTCATCGGCTCCACGATCCCGCTCGTCCCTAGCACAGAGAGCCCCCCTTCAATTCCAAGTCGGGGATTGAACGTCTTCTCTGCCAAAGCCTCCCCTTCCGGTATGGATATGATGATGTGCAGGCCAAAGGTACATCCGAACTTCCGTCTCTGCTCCTCCACCGCCTCCACGATCATACGGCGCGGCACTTTATTGATGGCGGCCGCCCCCGGCGGCTGATCGAGCCCTTTCTTCGTGACTCTTCCCACGCCTTTTCCTCCGTCCAGACTGACTGACGTCCCCGCGCGCCTTGCCACTTCCGCAAAGACGAGCACACCGTCCGTCACATCCGGGTCATCCCCGCTGTCCTTGCGGACTGCGCAGCTTACACGGTCTGCTCCCATGTCAATACACTCCACGGCCAGATAGAGTACGGCCCCTTGCGGAGTCTTAAGAGACACCTGATATACCGGCTCTTTCGACAGCAGCATGAAAGCCGACGCCTTCGCCGCAGCAGCCGCGCAACTTCCGGTCGTATAACCGGTGCGCAGCAGCTTCTGATCTTTCCATACGGTCTGTGTATTCCTGCCGTCTCCTTTCATCCGGATGCTCCTTTCTCCAGGCTACATGACAGCCTCTATGTGCTCTGCATAGATATTTCGGATCCCTTTCATCTCGCCAAGCCCTTTCACAAGCGTTCTCACCTCATAACCGGCCGCCTCAAGCTCTGTCTTCCACGAATCATCCTCCCCCGCCATGTCATTTTTGGCATGGTCTCCTGCCACTACCATGAACGGCATGAGCATGACTTTTTTCATGCCCGAGATCTCCAGTCTGGTCATCACATTGCGCAAGTCCGGGAAACCTTCCACCGTCCCTACAAGTACCTGACTGTACCCGAGGGAATGAAAGGTATACTCAAGCGTAGGATAGGCGGCATTGGCGTGATGATCCGTACCGTGCCCCATCAGGACAAGCGCCTCCCCCTCTTTTAGCTCCACTTCCGCCATCACTGCATGGATCGCCTTCTTATAATCATCCACACTTGTCAGCAGCGGTCTGCCGGCCCGGATTTTCTTAAATCTGTCTGTATATTCCATCAGGTCTTCCATCATCTTGTCATTTTCGATCCCGTTTATGATGTGGGTCGGCTGGACGATGACTTCCTCCATCCCGTCTGCCGCCATCTGCTCCATGGCGCCTTTTACCGTGAAAATATCCAGGTGCTGCGTCCTCTTTAATTTCCTCAATATCATCTGACTTGTAAACGCACGGTATACGCGGTATGTGGGAAATGCTTCTTCTATATGCCGCTCCACCTGCTCAATACTCTTTTTCAGCGCATCCATATGGCTCGTTCCAAAGCTTACCACAAGTACCGCCCTCTTCGTCTTTCCTTCCATCATCTTCCCTCCGCTATATATTGTTCCAGCTGCTCAAAATTCACAGGCGGCCTCAAGTCTTTCTCCAGAACACCCTTTTCCTCGAGACGCCAAAAAAGCCGGAGTACGGCCGGCGCCTCCTGGTTCGCAAGGGCCAGCTCCTCCCTGCTGCCGCACACCGTTACAGGGTCCGCCTGAAGCAGTACCCTCCCCTCATGCATGAGCACGATCTCATCCGCCCATTCAAGCGCATAGCCGATGTCATGTGTGGCCATCAATATGGTGATCCCCTCCATTGCCAGTCTGTCCACGATCTCGTTCATGAGCTTCGTATGCTTTGCGTCAAGCGCAGACGCAGGTTCATCGAGAATGATGACATCCGGGTGCATGACAAGAACATCCGCGATGGCCACCTGTTTTTTCTGCCCTCCGCTCAGTGCATGCGCCGGACGGTCCCGGAACGGCGTGATCTCCAGATCATCCATCACCCGCTCTATCTCACTTCGCACCTCAGCCTCCGGAAGTCCCAGATTCATAGGTCCAAAAGAGATCTCCTGGTATACGCTCGCCAAAAACAGCTGATCATCCGGGTCCTGAAATACGATCCCGACTTTGCGTCTTACATCCATCAGTCCTTTTCTGGAATAGTCCAAAGGCCTGCCTCCAATGAATATCGTCCCACTGTCCGGTTTATGGATCCCATTGCAGCACAGAAAAAATGTAGACTTTCCCGAGCCGTTGGCCCCTAAGAAAGCGACCTTTTTCCCTCTTGCGATCTTCAGGCTGACGCCGTTCAATGACGGCCGGCCGCCGTCCTCGTACGAATAATAAACATCCTTCGCTTCTACAATGATATCTTCAGCCGTCTCTTCCGCTTCTTTCCTCATACGGTTCTCCTCCATATCACAAGTGCCAGCAGTATAAGTTCAAATAATACGATGCCTGCTATTTCCGCCGGCCGCGCCGGCCTCTGTTCCTCCAGCACCCGGATCGTCCCGTCATAGCACCTTGACTCCATTGCGTCGTATAAAGCGCCGGAACGGCGGAACGCTTTGATCAAAAGCCCACAGCCCATCTGTCCGAAGGATCTCACCGATGTCCTGAGATCCCGGTTTCCAAGTCTTGCTTTCTGAGATACGAGTATGGCGGACGCAGTCTCCATCAGTACAAATATATACCGGTAGATCAGAAGCATCAGTTCTATGATCACCCTCGGGCACCGAAGCCGGTTCAATACCGACATAATGTCTGTCATCGTCGTGTTGAGCGACAGAAAGTACAGACAGGAGACCGCCGACATGGCTGTCACGATCAGGCGCACGCCAAATAGGACCGAATCCCGGCTTCCCGTGATAAAAAAGGCGCCCACCGGTACCGCATAGGCATCCAGTGGGACTTTGGAAATATTCACGATAATGGCAAGTGTACTTAAGATAACAAACGCAAGAGGAACCGCCATAAGCCGTATATAGTGCCCCGGGGCGATACCGCCCTTCCTCACGGTCAGAAAGCTGTTTACGGCAAGTACGGCCGCTGAAATTAGAAACATACGGCTGAGAATGCAGAACAACAATGACAACATGGAAAAGGCAAATTTTTCTCCCGCATTTACATACCTGAGCTTTGACTGGTAGCAAAGCTTGTCAACAACGATCATATACTGCTCCTCTCACCGGTGTCTATTCCTTCTTTGCCTCATCGCCTCTCAGCCATTTTCTGCGCTCTACAAAGCGTCCCATGAGAAAGGCGATTATGCCGACACCGATCCCCGTCTGAACACAGAAGACCAGACTCTCTATTTCACCCGGCAGTTCTCCTCCGAGCGCTGTCTCCAGCACCGGGGTGAACCACGGTGTATATTCTCCGTTGATCTCTTCCACCATCACGCTTCCCGCATCGTCTGAACCGCCGAACTCGGCTCCCTTCAGGGCAAATAACGGAATAACTGCTATCAATACCGCAGCAGCCAATAATATGATCACTGTCTTTGTA
This is a stretch of genomic DNA from [Clostridium] hylemonae DSM 15053. It encodes these proteins:
- the cbiQ gene encoding cobalt ECF transporter T component CbiQ codes for the protein MIVVDKLCYQSKLRYVNAGEKFAFSMLSLLFCILSRMFLISAAVLAVNSFLTVRKGGIAPGHYIRLMAVPLAFVILSTLAIIVNISKVPLDAYAVPVGAFFITGSRDSVLFGVRLIVTAMSAVSCLYFLSLNTTMTDIMSVLNRLRCPRVIIELMLLIYRYIFVLMETASAILVSQKARLGNRDLRTSVRSFGQMGCGLLIKAFRRSGALYDAMESRCYDGTIRVLEEQRPARPAEIAGIVLFELILLALVIWRRTV
- a CDS encoding energy-coupling factor ABC transporter substrate-binding protein — protein: MTKNTKTVIILLAAAVLIAVIPLFALKGAEFGGSDDAGSVMVEEINGEYTPWFTPVLETALGGELPGEIESLVFCVQTGIGVGIIAFLMGRFVERRKWLRGDEAKKE